Below is a genomic region from Nitrosopumilus sp. b3.
TGCAGCAATGTTTGGTTTAATAGCATACGGTTCGAGAACAATTATTATGACTAACATGGGGATGATATAGAGATGGCACAAGTATCTCACATTGCAGATGAGCAAGCATCCTCTCCAGTATCCTCATCAAAATCAATTACACTCAGAATTGCACGATACAATCCAGAACATGATGATTCTAGTCAATTCATGGAATTCACAATTCCTTATGAACGCTGGACAACTGTTTTAGAAGCAATTTTAGAGGTCAAAAAACATTTTGATCATTCAGTTGCAGTTCGTTATTCATGTAGACAAGCTACATGTGGTTCATGTGGAATGATGATTAATGGAAAACCTCGATTGGCATGTTTTACAAAAATCAGTGAATTAAACTCCAACGTTGTTACAGTAGAACCTATGAATAATTTCCCTGTAATTCGAGATCTTGCAGTAAAATTTGAAAGATTATTTGACACTCATCAAAAAATCAAACCATTTCTTATTCGAGATGATACTGAGTTAGAATCTGATGAAAAAGAATTTT
It encodes:
- a CDS encoding succinate dehydrogenase/fumarate reductase iron-sulfur subunit codes for the protein MAQVSHIADEQASSPVSSSKSITLRIARYNPEHDDSSQFMEFTIPYERWTTVLEAILEVKKHFDHSVAVRYSCRQATCGSCGMMINGKPRLACFTKISELNSNVVTVEPMNNFPVIRDLAVKFERLFDTHQKIKPFLIRDDTELESDEKEFLQSPEEVEQYIQFANCIKCGLCNSACPTMATDSSFVGPQALAQAYRYVADSRDKGKDSRLKIIDESHGIWRCHFAGSCSQVCPKGVDPAMGIQLLRGYLLGFRD